Proteins co-encoded in one Pocillopora verrucosa isolate sample1 chromosome 1, ASM3666991v2, whole genome shotgun sequence genomic window:
- the LOC131781210 gene encoding CCR4-NOT transcription complex subunit 2 isoform X2: MAHHRPLGDPLSGISQYPFPPRKGQQDLSPGGRKNMPAIGSLRKKLPVFNDDGEDDYGSGGMYFNPSMFPPHRPEKEPHLGGLYGTPSGMQSPGPHQSNFYGSGLPSSGLPPNVNSMQVPPSAPRGMSSAQFGRSLSHPGPTHSTTSLSGSVTTPGVPSIPSSLHNMVGSQGGNMSSQSASRGILSMGPRGVMGQMPPGPGHLGNQGGLNNLPKTSRTISIPSSLSSSSRSSPVLAIGMNAPQTPQQTHQQRGFNLGGISSGASSSVSGPMSSFGLTRSQSTSGVTQGMGGSGLPLFSGAFQPPGAPDSPKSLRHIFSGAGQGLADATPGGSGGLDLSEFPALANRSRLESLSRVEGVPRLDSIGGVSAPPSSLPNRPSYGVVSKPAEPPPDFSIHNEDFPALPGSNTFKSESQTDSSVPQDPSKPSVITASSSIFPGTDLRGGSSYEQALKDVAKDARFATAEAKANSTNHKQPPRGIQTSPSGMISNIPKGMVTDQFGMIGLLTFIRAAETEPNLVTLALGSDLTTLGLNLNSPESLYHTFGSPFADSPCRPHEIDYHVPSEYRINSFIRDKLAPIKLSRYTEDLLFYLYYTNGGDILQLAAAAELYARDWRYHKDERLWLTRAPGVDPQVKTNSYERGTYYFFDCSTWRKVAKEFHLEYDKLDDKPTLQSVTAQ; this comes from the exons ATGGCACACCATCGCCCTTTGGGTGATCCACTTTCTGGAATAAGCCA GTATCCATTTCCTCCAAGGAAAGGTCAACAGGATCTCTCCCCAG GTGGTAGGAAAAACATGCCAGCTATTGGCTCCCTGAGGAAAAAGTTGCCTGTTTTTAATGATGATGGGGAAGATGATTATGGATCAGGTGGAATGTACTTCAATCCTTCAATGTTTCCTCCACACAGACCAGAGAAGGAG CCTCATCTTGGGGGTCTTTATGGAACGCCTTCTGGTATGCAATCACCTGGACCCCACCAATCTAATTTTTATGGTTCAGGGCTCCCAAGCTCAG GACTTCCTCCAAATGTCAATTCCATGCAGGTTCCACCAAGTGCTCCAAGAGGAATGTCATCTGCTCAG TTTGGTAGAAGCTTGTCACATCCTGGACCCACCCACTCCACAACATCACTCAGTGGAAGTGTAACCACTCCAGGTGTTCCCAGCATTCCATCCAGTCTTCACAACATGGTTGGGTCACAGGGAGGGAATATGTCATCACAGTCAGCAAG TAGAGGGATCCTGTCTATGGGTCCTCGAGGAGTGATGGGGCAAATGCCACCTGGTCCTGGTCACTTGGGCAACCAGGGTGGGCTTAATAATTTGCCAAAGACAAGTAGAACAATCTCCAtaccatcatcattatcaaG CTCCTCAAGAAGTTCACCAGTACTAGCAATTGGAATGAATGCACCACAGACACCTCAACAAACACATCAACAGAGAGGCTTTAACCTTGGGGG TATCAGTAGTGGTGCTAGCAGCTCTGTTTCTGGTCCCATGTCCAGTTTTGGTCTCACAAGAAGCCAATCAACTAGTGGAGTGACACAG GGTATGGGTGGTTCTGGACTTCCTCTTTTTTCAGGGGCATTTCAACCTCCTG GTGCACCCGATTCACCAAAATCTCTTCGGCACATATTCTCAGGAGCTGGTCAAG GACTCGCTGACGCGACACCAGGTGGTTCGGGTGGGTTAGACCTGTCAGAGTTCCCGGCACTAGCAAACAGAAGCCGATTGGAGAGTCTCAGCCGTGTGGAGGGTGTGCCACGTTTGGATAGTATAGGGGGTGTTAGTGCACCTCCTAGCAGCTTACCCAACAGGCCAAGTTACGGTGTAGTGTCTAAACCTGCTGAACCTCCACCGGATTTTTCAATTCATAATGAGGACTTTCCTGCTCTCCCTGGTTCAAATACCTTTAAGTCAG AAAGCCAAACGGACAGTTCTGTTCCTCAGGATCCTTCTAAGCCATCA GTTATCACCGCAAGCTCAAGCATTTTCCCTGGAACAG ATCTTAGAGGCGGATCGTCGTATGAACAAGCGTTGAAAGATGTTGCAAAGGACGCCAG ATTCGCGACAGCAGAGGCAAAGGCGAATTCGACAAATCACAAGCAACCACCAAGAGGAATTCAGACATCTCCTTCAG GTATGATCTCAAACATTCCAAAAGGAATGGTAACGGATCAATTTGGAATGATAGGATTGTTAACATTCATTAGAGCTGCAGAAACAGAACCAAATCTTGTGACGTTAGCGCTCGGGAG TGACCTCACGACGTTAGGCCTTAACTTAAATTCACCAGA GAGTCTTTATCATACGTTTGGTTCACCGTTTGCGGACAGTCCGTGTAGACCACATGAAATAG ACTATCATGTGCCCTCGGAGTACCGGATAAACTCATTTATCAGGGACAAG CTTGCACCCATTAAACTCAGTCGGTATACCGAGGATTTGCTCTTCTATCTCTATTACACGAATGGAGGAGATATTCTCCAACTTGCAGCCGCAGCTGAACT GTATGCACGTGATTGGCGTTACCACAAAGACGAAAGACTATGGTTGACACGTGCTCCTGGTGTTGATCCTCAAGTAAAAACGAATTCATACGAACGAGGAACATACTACTTCTTTGACTGTAGTACGTGGAGGAAGGTTGCGAAGGAATTCCATTTGGAATACGACAAGCTAGACGACAAACCTACACTGCAGTCTGTAACAGCACAATGA
- the LOC131781210 gene encoding CCR4-NOT transcription complex subunit 2 isoform X1: MAHHRPLGDPLSGISQYPFPPRKGQQDLSPGGRKNMPAIGSLRKKLPVFNDDGEDDYGSGGMYFNPSMFPPHRPEKEPHLGGLYGTPSGMQSPGPHQSNFYGSGLPSSGLPPNVNSMQVPPSAPRGMSSAQFGRSLSHPGPTHSTTSLSGSVTTPGVPSIPSSLHNMVGSQGGNMSSQSASRGILSMGPRGVMGQMPPGPGHLGNQGGLNNLPKTSRTISIPSSLSSSSSRSSPVLAIGMNAPQTPQQTHQQRGFNLGGISSGASSSVSGPMSSFGLTRSQSTSGVTQGMGGSGLPLFSGAFQPPGAPDSPKSLRHIFSGAGQGLADATPGGSGGLDLSEFPALANRSRLESLSRVEGVPRLDSIGGVSAPPSSLPNRPSYGVVSKPAEPPPDFSIHNEDFPALPGSNTFKSESQTDSSVPQDPSKPSVITASSSIFPGTDLRGGSSYEQALKDVAKDARFATAEAKANSTNHKQPPRGIQTSPSGMISNIPKGMVTDQFGMIGLLTFIRAAETEPNLVTLALGSDLTTLGLNLNSPESLYHTFGSPFADSPCRPHEIDYHVPSEYRINSFIRDKLAPIKLSRYTEDLLFYLYYTNGGDILQLAAAAELYARDWRYHKDERLWLTRAPGVDPQVKTNSYERGTYYFFDCSTWRKVAKEFHLEYDKLDDKPTLQSVTAQ, translated from the exons ATGGCACACCATCGCCCTTTGGGTGATCCACTTTCTGGAATAAGCCA GTATCCATTTCCTCCAAGGAAAGGTCAACAGGATCTCTCCCCAG GTGGTAGGAAAAACATGCCAGCTATTGGCTCCCTGAGGAAAAAGTTGCCTGTTTTTAATGATGATGGGGAAGATGATTATGGATCAGGTGGAATGTACTTCAATCCTTCAATGTTTCCTCCACACAGACCAGAGAAGGAG CCTCATCTTGGGGGTCTTTATGGAACGCCTTCTGGTATGCAATCACCTGGACCCCACCAATCTAATTTTTATGGTTCAGGGCTCCCAAGCTCAG GACTTCCTCCAAATGTCAATTCCATGCAGGTTCCACCAAGTGCTCCAAGAGGAATGTCATCTGCTCAG TTTGGTAGAAGCTTGTCACATCCTGGACCCACCCACTCCACAACATCACTCAGTGGAAGTGTAACCACTCCAGGTGTTCCCAGCATTCCATCCAGTCTTCACAACATGGTTGGGTCACAGGGAGGGAATATGTCATCACAGTCAGCAAG TAGAGGGATCCTGTCTATGGGTCCTCGAGGAGTGATGGGGCAAATGCCACCTGGTCCTGGTCACTTGGGCAACCAGGGTGGGCTTAATAATTTGCCAAAGACAAGTAGAACAATCTCCAtaccatcatcattatcaaG CAGCTCCTCAAGAAGTTCACCAGTACTAGCAATTGGAATGAATGCACCACAGACACCTCAACAAACACATCAACAGAGAGGCTTTAACCTTGGGGG TATCAGTAGTGGTGCTAGCAGCTCTGTTTCTGGTCCCATGTCCAGTTTTGGTCTCACAAGAAGCCAATCAACTAGTGGAGTGACACAG GGTATGGGTGGTTCTGGACTTCCTCTTTTTTCAGGGGCATTTCAACCTCCTG GTGCACCCGATTCACCAAAATCTCTTCGGCACATATTCTCAGGAGCTGGTCAAG GACTCGCTGACGCGACACCAGGTGGTTCGGGTGGGTTAGACCTGTCAGAGTTCCCGGCACTAGCAAACAGAAGCCGATTGGAGAGTCTCAGCCGTGTGGAGGGTGTGCCACGTTTGGATAGTATAGGGGGTGTTAGTGCACCTCCTAGCAGCTTACCCAACAGGCCAAGTTACGGTGTAGTGTCTAAACCTGCTGAACCTCCACCGGATTTTTCAATTCATAATGAGGACTTTCCTGCTCTCCCTGGTTCAAATACCTTTAAGTCAG AAAGCCAAACGGACAGTTCTGTTCCTCAGGATCCTTCTAAGCCATCA GTTATCACCGCAAGCTCAAGCATTTTCCCTGGAACAG ATCTTAGAGGCGGATCGTCGTATGAACAAGCGTTGAAAGATGTTGCAAAGGACGCCAG ATTCGCGACAGCAGAGGCAAAGGCGAATTCGACAAATCACAAGCAACCACCAAGAGGAATTCAGACATCTCCTTCAG GTATGATCTCAAACATTCCAAAAGGAATGGTAACGGATCAATTTGGAATGATAGGATTGTTAACATTCATTAGAGCTGCAGAAACAGAACCAAATCTTGTGACGTTAGCGCTCGGGAG TGACCTCACGACGTTAGGCCTTAACTTAAATTCACCAGA GAGTCTTTATCATACGTTTGGTTCACCGTTTGCGGACAGTCCGTGTAGACCACATGAAATAG ACTATCATGTGCCCTCGGAGTACCGGATAAACTCATTTATCAGGGACAAG CTTGCACCCATTAAACTCAGTCGGTATACCGAGGATTTGCTCTTCTATCTCTATTACACGAATGGAGGAGATATTCTCCAACTTGCAGCCGCAGCTGAACT GTATGCACGTGATTGGCGTTACCACAAAGACGAAAGACTATGGTTGACACGTGCTCCTGGTGTTGATCCTCAAGTAAAAACGAATTCATACGAACGAGGAACATACTACTTCTTTGACTGTAGTACGTGGAGGAAGGTTGCGAAGGAATTCCATTTGGAATACGACAAGCTAGACGACAAACCTACACTGCAGTCTGTAACAGCACAATGA